The Equus przewalskii isolate Varuska chromosome 17, EquPr2, whole genome shotgun sequence region cttaAACTTCAGAATCCAACATGCCCCACTTTCTTAGGAATCTCTCTTTCTGCCTAACTGGGAAGCTGTGTGATCTGATGTTGATGAAAGCTACATTACTGAGCACTGGTCATGCGCTGGGCATGCTCTACGAGCTTTCTaggccttatctcatttaatcctccagtCACCTGGAGTGGAGACCACTGCCGTTCTCACCTAatgatgaggaaaccgagacccAAGCGGCCTAGTGTGTTGCTGAAGGTCCCACGGCTCGAAAGGAGTGCAGCTGAGATTTGAGCCCAGCAGTCTGACCCCAGCGCTCACCCTCCAGGCTCTCCATGGTGTAGCTACGGGAGCGCAGGCAATGGTTTCACTTCTCTGAAAAACAAGCAAGTTTCTTTCAGTTTTGCAATTCTGTGGTTTTCAAGTTTAGACATGACTTCTTTCTCCCAAGGTGAGGAGGAATTTGCAGGTGCTCTGTTTGACTGCAGCTTGGGTCCCTTTTGGTCGGTTCCCTAGCTTGGGGGATACTGGACTCCCTCAGCCTGAGCTGAGCACCCAGGACTGCCCTTAACTGTAGCTGATAACTAACTCAGGCCTCAGAGACGAGGGCAGAGCTTGCTGGATTCCACTGAAAGTTTTCCGCATGTGGGAGAGGAAAAGCTCCAAGTTACCTTTTCCTGCTACTGTCATGTGACAAATAACCCATCCTTGGTTTCCCCTCCATCATGGATGCTTATCCAGAGGAACCAGGGGGTTTGCAGCAACGCTTCAAAGCAGTGCTGTCCTCAGCCAACGCTAAAGGCGTGACTGAGTTAATCCCAGGGCTGTGGGGTTTTGTCCTGCCCTGATGAGTCTCtggacctttcttttttctttttttcccctttctttttggTGTCTGCCAGCCTCTCTGTATACAGTGACAGACAGATGCTGACTCAACCCAACCAAGTTTTCTACCAGGAACGCTTGAGCCGATTCATGTGATCTTGACTCCAAACCCATCCTCTGTAAGGAAATCTAAGTGTTTAGGGGAAGAGTTTCGAAGAGTCTGAGTACTTCCCTTTCTAGCAGAAGGGCAACCCCGGTCTCCATGGAGATTTGGGAGCATCTGCTGACACTAACTTCTGAGGCCAGCAGGAAGGTTTGCACAGTTTCTTCAGGTCTCTTCCAACGAGAGTCCAGCCCTTGATGACCGTGAGGGCTCAGAGCTGCTTGTCTCTGTCTtggttcttcttcctctttctgtgatTCTCTGTCCTTCCCACCTTTCCTAGAACAATCAGAAGTGTGTTGACCTTTGTCTATGGAGGCGATGCTGCTGTCCTTTGTGTCTTGCATACCCTTTGAATTATTTCCAGAGAGgggaatttcttttttgttgactGAAGCAACTTCTTTTCTGCTTGGATCAAAGACGTACCATATTTTCAGGTGGTCGTTTTAGCCACACATTTTAGCCACACTGAAGCCAACTCAGCTAATTTGTAATCATATGCTGTTTATAATAGCCTTCAAAAATAattgcacatattttaaaattcctactGTGATCTCTACAAAAGAGATTTCTCTGTTTTTGGAAGAAGCAGATCACTCTAAAATCCTACCATCTGACAAACAAAATTACCATCTGAGTTTTTGTCTTGTTAGATCCTTTCCTAGGCTTTCTTCACTTTGCTGATCCAAAAAGGAGGATGCTTTTCCATAAACCCTGGGTTTGCCAAAGTTAAAACACATATTCTGTTATTTAACACTGAGAATTCACATTCTGCAGTCAAACCAGGTGAAGTCTCAATTTTAATCAGGACCTGGCCTTCCACCTTGGAATTAATTGATGAATTCCAGACCAGGACCAGGATCTTGACAACTCTCTGCCTTTGGTACTGATAAATGGAGCGGTTGGTTAGAACATTAACCCCTTACAATGAGGATTCCCTAATAAGTGGTTCTATATCTTCTTCCAAGGAGACACCTCTGTACAGGATGGATCGGACACATAGAGGCCACTGTGTTGTTGTCAACAACCATACCTTTACTTCACTGGCAGACAGACCAGGGACCGATAAAGATGCTGGTAAGAACGTCCGCAATAGTGTATCAAATGCAAGTTGGGGatcttaaaatcattttttattttcacattttctttctataatttttaccttctatttaaaTATAAGGATGATGTCATAAATGTTTATGCCTCTTGTATACCCCTAGTGTCTTAGTCCACCTGgtctgttataacaaaataccataaactagATGGCTTATAAAGCTAACCCcgctggtctagtggttaaggttcagtGCGGTCACCCcctggcctgggttcatttctggtCAGGGATCCCCACCACCTGGCTGTCaattgtcacactgtggcagctgcgtgttgctatGGTGTTGAAAGTGATGCTACatgtatttcagataccagcagggtccccatggtagacaggtttcagtggagcttccaaactagacagaccaggaagaaggacttgaccacctacttctgaaaaaactggccctGCAAACCCTGTGACTAGCAGGGAGCACTTCTGATAGAgcgccagaaggggagaggatggcgcagaaagccCGGGcaggttccgctctgctgtgcacaggggcgCTAGGATCGGAATCCACTCAGGGCACTAACAaagatggcttataaacaacaaacattcatttctcacagttctggagactgggaagtccaagatcaaggctctggtgagaacctgcttcctAGATGGTCGTCTTCTCTCTGTAACCTCACCtggtggaagggagagagagctctTAGGGgtctccttctggcctccaaccttatgacctaatcacctccctaAGACCCCGCTTTCTAAGACcctcaccttgggggttaggatgtcaacataggaatttggggggaacacaaacattcagaccatcgCACTCGGGATGTCACCAGCCTGCTTAGAGAGTGACAGGAGTCCCTGACCATTTATGACTCAGTGGCCTGGGGGCCTACTGGGTCAGCAGAGAAAACCTGGGCTGTGCTCTGGCTCCACCGCTAAGCAGGTTTGCTCTGTTGGGAGAGTCactggcctcagcttcctcatctgtgaaacaggatgAAACTCGGACCCGTGCTGACTCTCAGGACCATTGTGATAGCATGTGGGTCCCACAGAAAGGCAGGTTAATTGTAAAATTTTGttatgaaagtaaaaaaaaaatccaaagctTCAGGCTATTCACTGTGCAATTTTTATAACTATCAGCACTGTTTCAccccttcattttatttcatttcactcGATTTCATTCCAttatttcccctttctctccttttcttacaGAGTGCCTGAAGAGCGTGTTTCAGTGGCTTGGGTTCAGCGTGCATAGATATGATAATGTGACTAAAGAAGGCCTGGAGAAAGTTCTGCAGGAATATAGGAATCATCCAGGCCATGCTAGTGGAGACTGCTTCGTGTTCTGTGTTCTGACCCATGGGAAATTTGGAGCTGTCTACTCTTCAGACGGGATCCTCATTCCCATTCGGGAGATCATGTCTCACTTCACAGCCCAGCGGTGCCCTGCTCTGGCTCACAAACCCAAGCTCTTTTTCATCCAGGCCTGTCAAGGTGAAGAGGTGCAACCTTCCGTATCCATTGAAGCAGATGCTGTAAATCCAGAGAACGTGACCCCTTCCCTTGAGGACAGTGTTCCTGTTGAGGCGGATTTCCTTCTTGGCCTGGCCACTGTCCCTGGCTATGTATCCTTTCGGCATGTGAAGGAGGGTAGCTGGTATATTCAATCTCTGTATAATAATCTGAAGGACTTGGTTCCAAGGTGAGAGTTTTGAGTTGTTCCATTCACCTACCtgttcatctatccatctatccacctaCCTGTTtgtccatctatccacccacccacccatgcaTCCAcgcatctatccatccatccatctgtccatccttccatccatccatccatccatccatcatccatttaaacatctgtccatccatccatccatccatccatccaacaagcTTGTATTGAGCACCCACGTGAAACTGGAAAGGAGGATATAGAATGACAAAGACACACTCCCTGTCCTCAAGTTGCTCACAATCTAGAGAGATAGACAAGAAGATGGAAAGAGCGTCTGCCTGTGGTAAACACATTGTAAAGCATAGACGTTATGGGAACACACAGAACTAGTACTTCACACAGGTTTGGAGGATCAGGGGAAGCTTCTAAAGATGACAAATAGATGTTAGATAAATATTAGGGGTGAAAGACATgctgggcagaggggacagcatgaATGAAAGCCTGGagccttcatttattcattcatcagtcacTCACGTTCTCTGAGTACCTGTGTGCGGCTGGCATCAGCATACCCTCAgtcccctgcccctgctctgACAACCTTCCTGTCTCTGCCACATGCTCCTTACCTGGTACCCTGGAAATGGCTTCACTGAGGTTCTGCCCCAGACTTcattctctgctctcttcctcctgctcctcacagCAGCTTTAGCTCTATCTGGAGGCCACGGGCACCTCCATGAAAACGTCTCCCAAATTGCCATTTCTGAGTTTCTCGAGGGCAGAGTTTTTTCGTTCAACTTTCTATCCTCAGCACCTGATGTAATCCCTGATATATTGTTgagcttgataaatatttgggggACCAGTGACTGATTGAGTCGACCTCATTCTTCAGGTCAGTCCTGCATGTTTCTCGTAGCCTGCCAGACAGCCCACCCCTGTGTGGCCCTTGGACCTCTCATGCAGTATGCACAGTCCTGAGTCGTTCTTCCCAGCCCTCTCCGGGagctcctcctcctgagtccccaTTTCTAGGAATGGTCACAATGCTCTTCTGGGAATTCAGGATTGGGAATCAGGATTGGTGCCTTGAATCACTTTagcttttccctcttctttaccAAACCCTCCATCCCCGCCATAGTCATCAAAGACCAATGTCCTATGGTTTCAGGTCCAAGGCAGTATTTACTGTGTGCTTCCTGTACTGGGTACTGAGCTCGGGGCTAGGGATACAGTTATGACCAAGGGAGACAAACATCTCTTCTCTGTGGAGCTTACAGTCGAGTGagagggagacagataataaaaatgtaagtaagtgaatatttaaattaataagataatttcaggAAGTGATACCTGCtatgaagaaagcaaaacaggacAATGATATAGAGAATGGGGCAGGGAGCCACTTGAGAAGGCTTCGTGGTAGAGGTGATATTTCAAGTGAGACTGAATCATGAGGAGGAGACAGCCACAGGCAGATCTGGGAAAGCAGAGACCTGCTAGTGTGAACAGGATGCAAGGAGCAGGAACCAGGAAGGCCTGCATTCCCACCTGAAAAATACcagtgatgaggaggaggagtaaCACTAATAATTCTAAAAATGATGGTCGATGGAATATGTAGCCAGCGTTCTAAGAGCTTTACGTAAAGtggctcatttaattctcacgtCAATCCCTGAAATGAGTACCATTACGGTCCCCATTTTAgggctgagaaaactgaggcatagtgaGGTAAgccacctgcccaaggccacgtAGTCAGAGAGCGAGGGAGCCGTGATTCTAACTTGAGCTCTgtctccagagtctgtgctttgCTTCCAATGATATGTACTGCCCACCCCTGGAACATTCTGCAGATGCCCCACATCCTGCAAGCCCAGGCTCAGATCTCCTCCTCTCTgcagccttctcttctcctcccagccAGAAGTGCTatctttctcctttgaattgCAGTGGAACTTTGAGCTACTTTTTATATGGTGTAGATCACATTCTGCCTTGTTTTATGAGTCTTGTGTACATGCCACCCTTGGTACACATTTCACACGTGCATTCTACCTATCTattctttctgtttatctgtCCATCCACCAGCTTGAAGgaagaacatggaaaaataattatactCAAAATTCCTTTGTGGACTAAGtgtattaaaatgttataaagttCTTAAACActgaatataaaattgaaattttttttaaagattttattttttcctttttctccccaaagcccccagtacatagttgtatattcttcgttgtgggtcctcctagttgtggtatgtgggacactgcctcagcgtggtttgatgagcagtgccatgtccgcgcccaggattcaaactaacgaaacactgggccgcctgcagcggagcgcacgaacttaaccactcggccacagggccagcccctaaaatcaaaaatttttatataatttagcatttcttttttgatttcagaagtatttctttatatttggCAGGATTCCAGTTAGACTCTTGGCATGTTAGAATAGCAAGAAGCCACATGTTTTAGGCTCTTCATTCTAAGACCTGGGATgtgatttctgtctcctgattgaaaatattttttcttctctgagtgCAGACGTGAAGATATCTTATCCATCCTCACTGCTGTCAATGATGATGTGAGTCGACAGGTGGACATTTAcgggaaaaagaaacagatgccCCAGCCTGCTTTCACACTACGTAAAAAGCTAGTGTTCCCTGTGCCACAGAAAGAGCTTTGATTAGATGAGAGAATTTTCATCAACTCTTAGACTTGAAAGGAACATTTGGTCATCTCCTCAGCCTCCCGCCCAACATAGGAATTGGTGACAGATGGTGAGCTGGCCTGGCCTGTCATTCTAGTAATAGGAAATGCTCTATTTTCTTACACTGCTAATtctgggctttctttttctttttgacgaGTCTAAGTGTTGGAAAATTTTCCTTATTGAAGCCTTGGATCACGGTCTTGGCTTTAGTTGTCCACCCTGAGAAAAAGTAATTGGCCTCGGTTTGTGCATCTGTGAAGTAAAAGGTGGGACCAGGAACATTTTAAGGTTCCTTTTAGCTCTGAGAACCACGGTTCTTAGCCTAGACTAAGCTCAGACGTCCTCACCATGTGACCACCCCTGGTTAGAATTCTGTATCCCCTCAATGTGGCCCTGTTTTGGACATTGGATGACGACAAGATCA contains the following coding sequences:
- the CASP10 gene encoding LOW QUALITY PROTEIN: caspase-10 (The sequence of the model RefSeq protein was modified relative to this genomic sequence to represent the inferred CDS: deleted 1 base in 1 codon); the encoded protein is MTSQGQNLNSSSDDNCTMDFRQKLLFIDSHLGDQDVERLRFLCRDCVSHKKLEKSSSALEIFNHLLAEDLLREEDSFFLAELLYIIKQKSLLCHLCYTKEQVESLLPARRRVSLFRNLLYELSEGMDSDNLNSMMFLLKDSIPKTQMTSLSLLAHLEKQARIDEDNLTLLEMLCKNVVPNLMRKIEKYKREKAAQVVTAPVDKETESLHHGEEELFSRSDIKKFSRALPETPLYRMDRTHRGHCVVVNNHTFTSLADRPGTDKDAECLKSVFQWLGFSVHRYDNVTKEGLEKVLQEYRNHPGHASGDCFVFCVLTHGKFGAVYSSDGILIPIREIMSHFTAQRCPALAHKPKLFFIQACQGEEVQPSVSIEADAVNPENVTPSLEDSVPVEADFLLGLATVPGYVSFRHVKEGSWYIQSLYNNLKDLVPRREDILSILTAVNDDVSRQVDIYGKKKQMPQPAFTLRKKLVSLCHRKSFD